A region of Paramormyrops kingsleyae isolate MSU_618 chromosome 17, PKINGS_0.4, whole genome shotgun sequence DNA encodes the following proteins:
- the LOC140578945 gene encoding extracellular calcium-sensing receptor-like produces the protein MPSFAQDGQITLGGVFYLHGKTGETQNQFTSKPKNVDCLGVNFREFRLAQTMIFTIEEINNRTDILPGLTLGYKIYDTCASVTFSVRSAMALMNGYEESLSDTSCSRPAAVQAIIGESGSTDTIAVALSVGPFQIPVISHFATCACLSNREKYPSFFRTIPSDYYQSRALAQLVKHFGWTWVGAVRSDSDYGNNGMATFIEAARQEGICIEYSEKFHRTQPDKLLKVIDMIKKGTAKVIVAFLAFLEMNLLLDQLTLQNITGLQLIGTEGWITASSLVTPTSFRVLGGSVGFAVTGAKISGLKEFVLKLHPSMNPNNTDLQDFWETAFQCSLTTEHNSRYKAPCTGTESLSDLNNPYTDESEIRITNNVYKAVYAVAQSLHSLLNCTPQGCASRSKTEPRQVLKSLQKVNFTLKTGERVFFDVNGDPAAKYEVVNWQLNPEGAVEFKAVGYYDATLPAGRQFVMSPVSMVWAGGQREMPQSKCSESCPPGTRKAVQRGKPVCCYDCVPCAEGEISNATDSNDCIPCDLEYWSNKNRDRCILKTVEYLSYDEIMAIVLIIFSIFGACLTILVATVFFIHKDTPIVKANNSELSFLLLFSLTLCFLCSLTFIGRPSHWSCMLRHTAFGITFVLCISCVLGKTIVVLMAFRATLPGSNVMKWFGPPQQRLSVLVFTLIQVLICVLWLTLSPPFPNKNMKYYKDKIILECDVGSAVGFWAVLGYIGLLSALCFVLAFLARKLPDNFNEAKFITFSMLIFCAVWITFIPAYVSSPGKFTVAVEIFAILASSYGLLFCIFAPKCYIILLKPELNSRKSLMGKMPTKSL, from the exons ATGCCCAGTTTCGCTCAAGACGGCCAGATCACCCTTGGAGGGGTTTTCTACCTCCATGGAAAAACAGGCGAAACACAAAACCAATTCACATCCAAgcccaaaaacgtggactgcttAGG AGTAAATTTCAGAGAGTTCCGACTGGCCCAAACAATGATCTTTACCATTGAAGAAATTAACAACAGAACAGACATCCTGCCTGGTTTGACCCTGGGTTATAAGATTTATGACACCTGTGCCTCAGTAACATTCTCAGTACGGTCTGCGATGGCTCTGATGAACGGCTATGAAGAAAGCCTGAGTGATACATCCTGCTCCAGACCTGCAGCTGTCCAGGCCATCATAGGGGAGTCTGGGTCAACAGACACTATTGCTGTTGCGTTAAGTGTTGGGCCATTTCAGATCCCAGTG ATCAGCCACTTTGCCACCTGTGCCTGCCTGAGCAACAGAGAAAAATACCCGTCCTTCTTCAGGACCATTCCCAGTGACTACTACCAGAGCAGAGCACTGGCCCAGCTGGTCAAACACTTTGGCTGGACCTGGGTGGGGGCCGTCAGGAGTGACAGTGACTATGGAAACAATGGGATGGCCACATTTATAGAGGCTGCTAGACAAGAAGGAATCTGTATTGAGTATTCGGAGAAATTTCACAGAACACAACCTGACAAGCTGCTGAAAGTTATAGATATGATCAAAAAAGGTACAGCAAAGGTAATTGtggcatttttggcatttttggaAATGAATCTGTTATTGGACCAGTTAACCTTACAGAACATAACTGGTCTTCAGTTGATTGGAACCGAAGGGTGGATAACTGCAAGCAGCCTTGTGACACCAACAAGTTTCAGAGTTCTTGGTGGGTCGGTTGGGTTTGCTGTGACAGGAGCTAAAATAAGCGGCTTGAAGGAATTTGTGCTGAAACTTCACCCATCAATGAATCCAAACAACACTGATCTCCAAGACTTCTGGGAAACGGCTTTTCAGTGCTCCTTAACAACAGAACATAATTCAAGATACAAAGCACCCTGCACAGGTACTGAAAGCCTAAGTGATCTAAATAACCCATATACTGATGAATCTGAGATAAGGATAACTAACAATGTCTACAAAGCTGTTTATGCAGTAGCACAATCTCTGCACAGCTTGCTGAACTGTACACCACAAGGCTGTGCAAGCAGATCAAAAACTGAGCCCAGACAG GTCCTCAAGTCTCTGCAAAAGGTCAATTTCACGTTGAAAACTGGAGAACGGGTTTTCTTTGATGTTAACGGAGACCCGGCAGCTAAATACGAGGTCGTGAACTGGCAGCTTAATCCTGAGGGTGCTGTAGAGTTTAAGGCAGTGGGTTACTACGACGCCACCTTACCAGCTGGTCGACAGTTTGTTATGAGTCCAGTCAGTATGGTCTGGGCAGGTGGTCAACGAGAG ATGCCCCAATCAAAGTGCAGTGAGAGCTGTCCCCCAGGAACCCGCAAGGCCGTGCAGAGAGGAAAGCCTGTCTGCTGCTACGACTGTGTACCCTGTGCTGAGGGGGAGATCAGCAATGCTACAG ATTCTAATGACTGCATTCCTTGTGATCTGGAATACTGGTCAAATAAAAATCGGGACAGATGCATATTAAAGACTGTTGAATATCTATCTTATGATGAAATAATGGCAATAGTGCTTATCATTTTCTCAATTTTTGGGGCATGTCTAACCATACTAGTAGCCACTGTGTTCTTCATACACAAGGACACGCCCATCGTCAAAGCCAACAACTCTGAGCTGAGCTTCCTGTTGCTCTTTTCCCTGACCCTGTGTTTCCTCTGCTCACTCACGTTCATCGGCCGACCCTCTCACTGGTCCTGTATGCTGCGCCACACGGCGTTTGGCATCACCTTTGTCCTCTGCATCTCTTGTGTTCTGGGGAAAACAATAGTGGTGTTAATGGCCTTCAGGGCTACACTCCCAGGCAGTAATGTCATGAAATGGTTTGGACCTCCTCAGCAGAGGCTCAGTGTTCTTGTATTCACTCTCATACAGGTGCTAATTTGTGTGCTCTGGTTAACATTATCCCCTCCTTTCCCCAACAAGAACATGAAGTACTACAAAGACAAGATCATTCTAGAGTGTGATGTGGGGTCAGCAGTGGGCTTCTGGGCTGTGCTGGGGTACATTGGTCTCCTCTCTGCCCTGTGCTTTGTACTGGCTTTTCTGGCCAGGAAGCTGCCTGACAACTTCAATGAAGCCAAATTCATCACCTTCAGCATGCTCATATTCTGTGCCGTCTGGATCACCTTTATCCCAGCTTATGTCAGCTCACCTGGGAAGTTCACTGTGGCCGTTGAGATATTTGCCATTTTAGCTTCCAGTTATGGCCTTCTTTTCTGCATTTTTGCACCAAAATGTTACATTATTCTGTTAAAGCCTGAGTTAAACTCACGAAAAAGCTTGATGGGTAAAATGCCCACCAAGtctctttaa
- the LOC111849176 gene encoding extracellular calcium-sensing receptor-like, with protein MLLLADVLLLVLLIGAEQPVCRPHGTKELAEFTREGEVTIGGIFSFHQNPLSVNPTLQANPGNIGCEGLDPGELQYAQTMIFAIDEINNSSEILPGVSLGYRIYDSCPSIPLSVRASLALMNGHEEETNACLKPSNVHAVIGDTTTTSTIGIARTVGPFHIPVLSHSATCACLSNRKEFPTFFRTIPSDYYQSRALAQLVKHFGWNWVGAIRTNSDYGNNGMTTFLNAAEKEGICIEYSLAIYRTDPRQKFLDAVETIKKSTSKVIVAFTDGTDLDILIEELFLQNVTGFQWVGSEGWITYRHIASPKSYAVVGGAIGFAIPSAHIQGLREFLMDARPSSRPGNTGLVELWESVFSCTLASRKQSSMKSCTGEESLWGAETRFTDVSDASLLNNVYRAVYAVAHALHNLIMCRSGQGPFWNKTCADRKNIQPWQVLHYLTKVNFSTTHGERVNFDQQGDPVARYALVNWQLGARGDIVFETIGLYDASLSEGQRFLMKDTISAIWAGDQREVPKSVCSNSCCPGTRRAFVKGKPICCFDCIPCADGEFSNTTNAVTCDPCPPEYTSNEERNDCNLKTIEFLTFQEIMGILLVTFSIFGGCLTMTIGGIFFCYRHTPIVRANNTELSFLLLFSLTLCFLCSLTFIGRPSHWSCMLRHTAFGITFVLCISCVLGKTIVVLMAFRATLPGSNVMKWFGPPQQRLSVLVFTLIQVLICVLWLTLSPPFPNKNMKYYKDKIILECDVGSAVGFWAVLGYIGLLSALCFVLAFLARKLPDNFNEAKFITFSMIIFCAVWITFIPAYVSSPGKFTVAVEIFAILASSYGLLFCIFAPKCYIILLKPEKNNKKHVMSKMVSKAL; from the exons ATGCTATTGTTGGCCGATGTGCTTTTACTGGTTTTGCTTATTGGTGCTGAACAGCCTGTGTGCCGACCTCATGGGACTAAAGAACTGGCAGAGTTTACAAGGGAAGGTGAAGTTACAATAGGAGGCATTTTCTCTTTTCATCAAAACCCTTTGAGTGTAAACCCCACTCTTCAAGCCAACCCAGGAAACATCGGTTGTGAAGG TCTGGATCCTGGGGAACTGCAGTATGCCCAAACCATGATCTTTGCTATTGATGAGATAAACAACAGCTCAGAGATCCTCCCTGGTGTGTCACTGGGCTACAGGATATATGACTCTTGCCCCAGCATTCCCCTGTCAGTAAGGGCCTCATTGGCTCTGATGAATGGCCATGAGGAGGAGACAAATGCCTGCCTGAAACCTTCCAATGTGCATGCTGTGATTGGAGACACAACAACAACTTCAACTATAGGTATTGCAAGAACAGTTGGACCCTTTCATATACCCGTG CTCAGTCATTCAGCCACGTGTGCATGTCTAAGCAACAGAAAAGAGTTCCCCACCTTCTTCAGGACCATTCCCAGTGACTACTACCAGAGCAGAGCACTGGCCCAGCTGGTCAAACACTTTGGTTGGAACTGGGTGGGAGCCATCAGAACCAACAGTGACTATGGAAACAACGGTATGACCACATTTCTCAATGCAGCTGAGAAAGAGGGAATCTGCATAGAATACTCACTGGCCATATACAGAACTGATCCTAGACAAAAATTCCTTGATGCGGTTGAAACCATTAAAAAGTCAACCTCTAAAGTTATAGTTGCTTTTACGGATGGCACAGATTTGGATATCCTTATCGAAGAGCTTTTTCTACAGAACGTGACTGGTTTCCAGTGGGTAGGTAGCGAAGGCTGGATCACTTACAGGCATATCGCCTCCCCAAAGAGTTATGCAGTAGTGGGGGGTGCAATCGGCTTTGCCATCCCCAGTGCGCACATCCAAGGCCTGAGGGAGTTTCTCATGGATGCCCGTCCATCCAGCAGGCCTGGAAATACTGGTTTAGTGGAGCTCTGGGAGAGTGTGTTCAGCTGCACGTTGGCATCAAGGAAGCAGAGCAGCATGAAATCCTGCACAGGAGAGGAGTCTCTATGGGGAGCAGAGACCCGCTTCACCGATGTGTCAGATGCCAGCCTTCTTAACAACGTGTACAGGGCCGTTTATGCTGTGGCTCATGCGCTCCACAATCTTATCATGTGCAGAAGTGGACAAGGGCCATTTTGGAACAAAACTTGCGCAGACAGAAAAAACATTCAACCATGGCAG GTGCTACATTACTTGACTAAGGTGAACTTCTCAACCACACATGGGGAAAGAGTTAACTTTGATCAGCAGGGAGACCCTGTAGCCAGATATGCTCTGGTGAACTGGCAGCTAGGTGCCAGGGGTGATATAGTGTTTGAGACAATAGGACTGTATGATGCTTCCCTGTCAGAAGGACAGAGATTTCTGATGAAGGACACCATCAGTGCTATTTGGGCAGGTGATCAGAGAGAG GTACCAAAGTCAGTGTGCAGTAACAGTTGTTGTCCTGGGACCCGCAGAGCATTTGTGAAAGGCAAACCCATTTGTTGCTTTGACTGTATCCCCTGTGCAGATGGCGAATTCAGTAACACCACAA atGCAGTGACGTGTGACCCATGCCCTCCTGAATACACTTCAAATGAAGAAAGAAATGACTGTAACTTGAAAACTATTGAATTTCTTACTTTCCAAGAAATTATGGGGATACTGTTGGTAACATTTTCTATATTTGGGGGTTGTCTTACTATGACAATTGGGGGAATATTCTTCTGTTACAGACACACACCTATTGTCAGAGCCAATAACACTGAGCTGAGCTTCCTGCTGCTCTTTTCCCTGACCCTGTGTTTCCTCTGCTCACTCACGTTCATCGGCCGACCCTCTCACTGGTCCTGTATGCTGCGCCACACGGCGTTTGGGATCACCTTTGTCCTCTGCATCTCTTGTGTTCTGGGGAAAACAATAGTGGTGTTAATGGCCTTCAGGGCTACACTCCCAGGCAGTAATGTCATGAAATGGTTTGGACCTCCTCAGCAGAGGCTCAGTGTTCTTGTATTCACTCTCATACAGGTGCTAATTTGTGTGCTCTGGTTAACATTATCCCCTCCTTTCCCCAACAAGAACATGAAGTACTACAAAGACAAGATCATTCTAGAGTGTGATGTGGGGTCAGCAGTGGGCTTCTGGGCTGTGCTGGGGTACATTGGTCTCCTCTCTGCCCTGTGCTTTGTACTGGCTTTTCTGGCCAGGAAGCTGCCTGACAACTTTAATGAAGCCAAATTCATCACCTTCAGCATGATCATATTCTGTGCCGTCTGGATCACCTTTATCCCAGCCTATGTCAGCTCACCTGGGAAGTTCACTGTGGCCGTCGAGATATTTGCTATTTTAGCTTCCAGTTATGGCCTTCTTTTCTGCATTTTTGCACCAAAATGTTACATCATTTTACTAAAACCagagaaaaataacaaaaaacatgtTATGAGTAAAATGGTATCAAAGGCATTATAA
- the LOC140578941 gene encoding extracellular calcium-sensing receptor-like: MIFTIEEINNRTDILPGLTLGYKIYDTCASVTFSVRSAMALMNGYEESLSDTSCSRPTAVQAIIGESGSTDTIAVASSVRPFLIPVISHLSTCACLSDRIKYPNFLRTIPSDYYQSRALAQLVKHFGWTWVGAVRSDSDYGNNGMATFIEAAKQEGICIEYSEKFHRTQPEKLLQVIDVIKKGTAKVIVAFIAILEMYYFLEQLIIQNITGFQFIGTEAWMSGRSLATPTSFRVLGGSVGFAVTGAKISGLKEFVLKLHPSMNPNNTDLQDFWETAFQCSLTTEHNSRYKAPCTGTESLSDLKNPYTDESEIRITNNVYKAVYAVAQSLHSLLNCTPQGCASRSKTEPRQVLESLQKINFTLKTGERVFFDGNGDPAARYEVVNWQLNPEGAVELKAVGYYDATLPAGRQFVMSPVSMVWAGGQREMPQSKCSESCPPGTRKAVQRGKPVCCYDCVPCAEGEISNATDSNDCIPCDLEYWSNKNRDRCILKTVEFLSFDETMAIVLIIFSLFGACLTILVATLFFIHKDTPIVRANNAELSFLLLFSLTLCFLCSLTFIGRPSHWSCMLRHTAFGITFVLCISCVLGKTIVVLMAFRATLPGSNVMKWFGPPQQRLSVLVFTLIQVLICVLWLTLSPPFPNKNMKYYKDKIILECDVGSAVGFWAVLGYIGLLSALCFVLAFLARKLPDNFNEAKFITFSMLIFCAVWITFIPAYVSSPGKFTVAVEIFAILASSYGLLFCIFVPKCYIILLKPELNSRKSLMGKMPTKSL; the protein is encoded by the exons ATGATCTTTACCATTGAAGAAATAAACAACAGAACAGACATCCTGCCTGGTTTGACCCTGGGTTATAAGATTTATGACACCTGTGCCTCAGTAACATTCTCAGTACGGTCTGCGATGGCTCTGATGAACGGCTATGAGGAAAGCCTGAGTGATACATCCTGCTCCAGACCTACAGCTGTCCAGGCCATCATAGGGGAGTCTGGGTCAACAGACACTATTGCTGTTGCATCAAGTGTTCGACCATTCTTGATCCCTGTG atcagccaTCTTTCCACATGTGCCTGCTTGAGCGACAGAATAAAATACCCAAATTTCTTAAGGACCATTCCCAGTGACTACTACCAGAGCAGAGCACTGGCCCAGCTGGTCAAACACTTTGGCTGGACCTGGGTGGGGGCTGTCAGGAGTGACAGTGACTATGGAAACAATGGGATGGCCACATTTATAGAGGCTGCAAAACAAGAAGGAATCTGTATTGAGTATTCAGAGAAATTTCACAGAACACAACCAGAAAAATTACTTCAAGTTATAGATGTGATTAAAAAGGGTACAGCAAAGGTAATTGTGGCTTTTATTGCTATTTTGGAAATGTATTATTTCTTGGAGCAGTTAATCATTCAAAACATAACTGGTTTCCAATTTATTGGAACCGAAGCTTGGATGTCTGGAAGGAGTTTAGCAACTCCAACAAGTTTCAGAGTTCTTGGCGGGTCGGTTGGGTTTGCTGTGACAGGAGCTAAAATAAGCGGCTTGAAGGAATTTGTGCTGAAACTTCACCCATCAATGAATCCAAACAACACTGATCTCCAAGACTTCTGGGAAACGGCTTTTCAGTGCTCCTTAACAACAGAACATAATTCAAGATACAAAGCACCCTGCACAGGTACTGAAAGCCTAAGTGATCTAAAGAACCCATATACTGATGAATCTGAGATAAGGATAACTAACAATGTCTACAAAGCTGTTTATGCAGTAGCACAATCTCTGCACAGCTTGCTGAACTGTACACCACAAGGCTGTGCAAGCAGATCAAAAACTGAGCCCAGACAG GTCCTCGAGTCTCTGCAAAAGATCAATTTCACTTTGAAAACTGGAGAACGGGTTTTCTTTGATGGTAATGGAGACCCGGCAGCTAGATACGAGGTCGTCAACTGGCAGCTTAATCCTGAGGGTGCTGTAGAGCTTAAGGCAGTGGGTTACTACGACGCCACCTTACCAGCTGGTCGACAGTTTGTTATGAGTCCAGTCAGTATGGTCTGGGCAGGTGGTCAACGAGAG ATGCCCCAATCAAAGTGCAGTGAGAGCTGTCCCCCAGGAACCCGCAAGGCCGTGCAGAGAGGAAAGCCTGTCTGCTGCTACGACTGTGTACCCTGTGCTGAGGGGGAGATCAGCAATGCTACAG ATTCTAATGACTGCATTCCTTGTGATCTGGAATACTGGTCAAATAAAAATCGAGACAGATGCATATTAAAGACAGTTGAATTTCTATCCTTTGATGAAACTATGGCAATAGTGCTTATCATTTTCTCACTTTTTGGGGCATGTCTAACAATATTAGTAGCCACTTTGTTCTTCATACACAAGGACACGCCCATCGTCAGAGCCAATAACGCTGAGCTGAGCTTCCTGCTGCTCTTTTCCCTGACCCTGTGTTTCCTCTGCTCACTCACGTTCATCGGCCGACCCTCTCACTGGTCCTGTATGCTGCGCCACACGGCGTTTGGCATCACCTTTGTCCTCTGCATCTCTTGTGTTCTGGGGAAAACAATAGTGGTGTTAATGGCCTTCAGGGCTACACTCCCAGGCAGTAATGTCATGAAATGGTTTGGACCTCCTCAGCAGAGGCTCAGTGTTCTTGTATTCACTCTCATACAGGTGCTAATTTGTGTGCTCTGGTTAACATTATCCCCTCCTTTCCCCAACAAGAACATGAAGTACTACAAAGACAAGATCATTCTAGAGTGTGATGTGGGGTCAGCAGTGGGCTTCTGGGCTGTGCTGGGGTACATTGGTCTCCTCTCTGCCCTGTGCTTTGTACTGGCTTTTCTGGCCAGGAAGCTGCCTGACAACTTCAATGAAGCCAAATTCATCACCTTCAGCATGCTCATATTCTGTGCCGTCTGGATCACCTTTATCCCAGCTTATGTCAGCTCACCTGGGAAGTTCACTGTGGCTGTCGAGATATTTGCCATTTTAGCTTCCAGTTACGGTCTTcttttctgcatttttgttCCCAAATGTTACATTATTCTGTTAAAGCCTGAGTTAAACTCTAGAAAAAGCTTGATGGGTAAAATGCCCACCAAGTCTCTATAA
- the LOC111849170 gene encoding vomeronasal type-2 receptor 1-like: protein MIFAIEEINNRTDLLPKVSLGYKIYDACGSILLAIQSAMALMNGYEESLTDTSCSRPAAVQAIIGESGSSPTIAISSTVGPFSLPLISHFATCACLSNRQKYPSFFRTIPSDYYQSRALVQLVKHFGWTWVGAVRSDSDYGNNGMATFVEGAEREGICIEYSVAVFRTDPTEKILKAIEAIRKGTAKVIVAFVALGDILPLLQELALQNVTGIQWVGTESWITASNLAQKIEFNFLKGSLGFAVGRSKLEGLEEFLIKVHPKKEPGNALLKEFWETAFSCSFESSSNVVDTTFCTGYETLSDLKNPYTDISDLRISNKVYAAVYAVAHALHNILEDNVGRFNINGSHGPQFRPLEVFAYLEKVNFTTKYGEQVSFDINGDPVARYELVNWHLTDAGTMKFKTVGMYDASLPSNKTFVLDQGNIVWAGGQSQKLGSKCSESCPPGTRKAVQRGKPVCCYDCVPCADGTISNATDSNDCIPCDLEYWSNEYRVRCILKTVEYLSYDETMAIVLVIFSLFGTCLTILVATVFFIHKDTPIVKANNSELSFLLLFSLTLCFLCSLTFIGRPSHWFCMLRHTAFGITFVLCISCVLGKTIVVLMAFRATLPGSNVMKWFGPPQQRLSVLVFTLIQVLICVLWLTLSPPFPNKNMKYYKDKIILECDVGSAVGFWAVLGYIGLLSALCFVLAFLARKLPDNFNEAKFITFSMLIFCAVWITFIPAYVSSPGKFTVAVEIFAILASSYGLLFCIFVPKCYIILLKPELNSRKSLMGKMPTKSL from the exons ATGATCTTTGCCATTGAGGAAATAAACAACAGAACAGACCTCCTCCCCAAAGTATCACTGGGCTATAAGATATATGATGCCTGTGGCTCAATCCTTTTGGCTATTCAGTCAGCGATGGCTCTGATGAACGGCTATGAGGAAAGCCTGACTGATACATCCTGCTCCAGACCTGCAGCTGTCCAGGCCATCATAGGGGAGTCTGGGTCTTCCCCAACAATTGCTATCTCATCAACAGTTGGACCTTTTTCCCTTCCATTG ATCAGCCACTTTGCCACCTGTGCCTGCCTGAGCAACAGACAAAAATACCCGTCCTTCTTCAGGACCATTCCCAGTGACTACTACCAGAGCAGAGCACTGGTCCAGCTGGTCAAACACTTTGGCTGGACCTGGGTGGGGGCTGTCAGGAGTGACAGTGACTATGGAAACAATGGAATGGCCACTTTTGTCGAGGGTGCTGAACGAGAGGGAATCTGTATTGAATATTCTGTGGCTGTTTTCAGGACAGATCCCACAGAAAAAATACTCAAGGCAATTGAAGCAATTAGAAAAGGAACTGCAAAGGTAATAGTAGCTTTTGTGGCTCTCGGAGATATACTCCCACTGCTCCAGGAGCTGGCTCTTCAGAATGTAACGGGCATACAGTGGGTGGGCACGGAGTCTTGGATCACGGCGAGTAACCTGGCACAGAAAATAGAATTTAATTTCCTTAAGGGATCTCTTGGGTTTGCAGTAGGGAGAAGCAAGTTAGAAGGATTGGAGGAGTTTCTGATAAAGGTCCACCCAAAAAAGGAGCCAGGAAACGCTCTTCTGAAGGAATTTTGGGAGACAGCATTCAGCTGCTCTTTTGAGAGCAGCAGTAATGTGGTTGATACAACTTTCTGTACTGGGTATGAGACCTTGAGTGACCTGAAAAACCCATATACAGATATATCTGATCTTAGAATATCCAACAAAGTATATGCAGCAGTTTATGCAGTTGCACATGCTCTGCACAATATCCTGGAAGACAATGTAGGTCGCTTCAACATCAACGGCAGTCATGGACCCCAATTCAGACCACTGGAG GTATTTGCCTATCTGGAAAAGGTTAATTTCACAACCAAATATGGTGAGCAGGTGTCCTTTGACATTAATGGAGATCCAGTAGCAAGATATGAACTGGTAAACTGGCACCTCACTGATGCAGGAACCATGAAGTTTAAGACAGTTGGAATGTATGATGCTTCGTTGCCTTCAAATAAAACGTTTGTCCTAGATCAAGGGAACATAGTTTGGGCTGGAGGACAATCACAG AAGCTCGGATCAAAGTGCAGTGAGAGCTGTCCCCCAGGAACCCGCAAGGCCGTTCAGAGAGGAAAACCTGTCTGCTGCTACGACTGTGTACCCTGTGCTGATGGGACAATCAGCAATGCTACAG ATTCTAATGACTGCATTCCTTGTGATCTGGAATACTGGTCAAATGAATATAGAGTCAGATGTATATTAAAGACAGTTGAATATCTATCTTATGATGAAACTATGGCAATAGTGCTTGTCATTTTCTCACTTTTTGGGACATGTTTAACCATACTAGTAGCCACTGTGTTCTTCATACACAAGGACACGCCCATCGTCAAAGCCAACAACTCTGAGCTGAGCTTCCTGCTGCTCTTTTCCCTGACCCTGTGTTTCCTCTGCTCACTCACGTTCATCGGCCGACCCTCTCACTGGTTCTGTATGCTGCGCCACACGGCGTTTGGGATCACCTTTGTCCTCTGTATCTCTTGTGTTCTGGGGAAAACAATAGTGGTGTTAATGGCCTTCAGGGCTACACTCCCAGGCAGTAATGTCATGAAATGGTTTGGACCTCCTCAGCAGAGGCTCAGTGTTCTTGTATTCACTCTCATACAGGTGCTAATTTGTGTGCTCTGGTTAACATTATCCCCTCCTTTCCCCAACAAGAACATGAAGTACTACAAAGACAAGATCATTCTAGAGTGTGATGTGGGGTCAGCAGTGGGCTTCTGGGCTGTGCTGGGGTACATTGGTCTCCTCTCTGCCCTGTGCTTTGTACTGGCTTTTCTGGCCAGGAAGCTGCCTGACAACTTTAATGAAGCCAAATTCATCACCTTCAGCATGCTCATATTCTGTGCCGTCTGGATCACCTTTATCCCAGCTTATGTCAGCTCACCTGGGAAGTTCACTGTAGCTGTGGAGATATTTGCTATTTTGGCTTCCAGTTATGGTCTTcttttctgcatttttgttCCCAAATGTTACATTATTCTGTTAAAGCCTGAGTTAAACTCTAGAAAAAGCCTGATGGGTAAAATGCCCACCAAGTCTCTATAA